In the Primulina tabacum isolate GXHZ01 chromosome 7, ASM2559414v2, whole genome shotgun sequence genome, tatttcggactttgcatgtccatatctggataacaaatatctgaatgtatgatttctaatatttttgtactcctcttggcaccctttttagacttattggtctgCTTTTCTTCAATACAGtccacacaagtctcaaaatcagtaaaatctaaagtactgagtactccatcatttactaatcttttaattctctctctggagatgtgtcccaatctcctgtgccacaatatagaggaatcttcatttataacacatcttttaatacctccttgaacatgcatagtggtgttattattttgtaaataaataaagaaaagacCATCAATCATTGTACCatttccaataagatttgatttataaaacaaatttattgatttatccaaaaactgaaatgaataaccaaggggtacaagttttgaaactgaaattaaattcctagaaaaactaggaacataaaaggtcttttctaattttaaaatataaccactATTCAACACTAGGCAGTAAGTTACAATAGCCTCCACatgcgaagacatcttgtttcctgaatagatgcttcgctcattttctattggcttccttaggttttgcataccctgcaaggtatttgtaacatggattgtaGAGCCAAAatcaatccaccatgtgttGTAAATCGTATTAACAatattagattcataacagaaaaatgaagtaggaatacctttcttttcaagccagtccttaaatttattgcaatccttcttaatgtgtcccgtctttttacagaagaaacacttggattttttcttgatgtcaggttggggtggaattatttctttctcttttcccttgactttggcttgTTTCTTAAATTTTTCTTGTGTAGTCATAAAGACATTATCATTTGTTTCCATTAACAGCCttccttcctcttgaacacacatggtcattaattcattaattgaccatttatccttatgtgtattgtaggaaattttgaagggtccatatTGCTGTGGAAGAGTACATAAAATGTAGTGCACAAGAAAAGTCTCAGACACttccacttcaagtgtcttGAGCCGAGCCGCTATGTCCCGTATTTTCGTGATGTGCTCTCGCACACCTCTTACActggtgagccttaatgaagagaattccATAATTATGGTGCTAGCAAGTGCTTTATCTGAAGACTGAAATTGTTCATCAATAGCCTTCAGTAATTCTCTGACATTATTATGCTGATCGACAGAACCAGGCATACCagcagagattttggtctttatgaacattacgcATAGTCGATTAGATCGGtcccatttttcataaagatcaacatcatccggaATGCTGTTTTCAGTAATAGCGGATGGTTCGTCTATccgtatagcataatcaatatccatccaccccaattgaagaagaattctttctttccatattttatagttatcgCCCTTTAGTTCgggaatgtcacatttcatatcagaaaaactcgcaggttgcataactgcacaaaatatcatatgcttaaaatttttgagacaatatcatgttttaccaatgtaattcatattttaaaaatctagtgacataaaatttgcCTGTGGACTAAAATCTTAAAGCAATAAGATTTTTCTGcaactttatgataaaactatcaaaatgtattttcattaactcctgtgggtaaattaagaaaaatataatttgatattttaacctaattagttttataaatataataaaaatccatgtggagtaaaatttattatgtttatataattaattacaattgatgtccattatgtgatccaaatccacttaatgcataatttttttaatataattaaggatgctgtggctattcctcaattatttaaaattacacGGTTCACTGgacaaaattttggctttactttaataatttatataataattatttagtaacataatcaacattttTCAAGAGTGCTCCCAGGAAAGATAGGTAGTGCTAAGGTCCTTTAAATATCTAACTCCTAGTCAGAGCAACATTCCTCAGGGAGACCAGTGACAAGTCAAAGCAGTTTAAATCGATCTATGAAGAACTCCATCAGATCATGTTTTCTTACGTCACCTATCAattattattcaacttaattatccacatttatgtgaatctttataagccaattttttttattaaataactttatattcacatttttacttaataaGGACAATTACATTCgccatcagtttttctcttcaatcagagtagtgataaagtgagaaTCACATTTACGTGAAAATGTGGActcctcatcagtttttctcttttatcagagtagtgataaagtgaggattatttgttcatttgtgaacatctgaaatattattttattttattttttaatatattttcagaatatttcaaaatcaaccccttgattttaaaatcaagtCACCACAATCACCGAATGCCACCATTACAGTATTAGCCCCAATTTTCAACTAATGCCAAAACTGCACATTAGTTGACATAATCgagtaaaaataaataacataaatTCATGCAACATTTATGCTACAATTTTCCGAATGAAATCCAGAAAATTTTGTCAACATAATATCATGGACAATAGGTTTATTAATGTTACACAGTGAATTCCATCCATTTCTTTGAACAAATTGACataatatatatagacacacatatatatcatattTGTGTAGACAACTTGAAAAGTAAGGGACGGTCAActctttaataaataaatatatatttatttattttcctttaattgaataaaataaGATCCAATTAAATTGAGTTGGTTGAATGTCTATTTATTTCATCCAATTCATTATCTCAATAAATGAGATTTTAAGGCTTCACgtgattatttgaattttgtCAAATGTAATAATACCACATCAACAGACAaccatcatttatcattttgataACATTTATCATGTTCTTCAACTTCCGAGTAAAGTTCTCTGAGTTAACATCTTTGGTTCATGCAttctcaaaataattatttcatctGATCTTCAGGACTTCATTGTTCAACAAAGAACTTCAATCGAGAACAAAGTTCTTCTACCAGCTCTTCTACGAGTTTTACTTAGAAGAATTTTCAGGTAAATTTCTCATTATTATGATATACGAACTTCAAGTACTGAAATTTCTTACggaaaactttcaaaaataaaaaatttccaaaacTTCATGATAtctaatttttagaaaataaattttcaagGTAGAGATATCAcgactctgataccaaatgttagAATTTTTCTCAACAAATCATGTTTTCacgtatatataaacatgatataatatgcggaagcggaTCGAGAATTACCTCCGGTCATTGAAAATTTTTGATTTCTCTGTTTTTCTTCTAATGCATTCCACCATCTCGATAGATGGTGGTGTatatttcttatgaggtgtgtgcttagggacctcaattgctctatttataggcgtttctcATACCATCGATGAGTGTATCGGAAGCCGAGATTCAGAAGGAGAATCGTGTACGCATCTAAATTTTCTTGACCGTCGTCAATATCAATTTGTATACGCTATTTCTTTTAATATGTGTCACGTTTTTCTTACACTcaacatatatatgtattaaaaaaaaattgggctcTCTCGAAGGTCAGACCCTGAGGCACTGGCCTCCTAGGTCTTATAAAAGGTCGAACCTTGAGGCACTGGTCTCCTTAGGGAGTACAACTAAAACTTGACtagataaaatatcaaaatcataaGGAGACAAACACACATGTCTTAAATTGcaattttcctatttttttttaatgtttgtgTATCTTGGTAACCGAATCAAACTGAATATCAGTAAAAATTTAATGCTCGAGTTCAGCTTGAATTAATTATATTCTAATTCAAACTCGAATCGAAACtcgaaatttttaaattattttttttgctttagttCTTCTCGTTAAGAGTTCGAGTTCTATTCGAAATATTCAAATATATTCGCAAACTATTTCTCAGTGTACATataattcagattgatattgTAATAGTTCTtgttcggaaaaaaaaaaataacaaaataaaaaacttGGTGTTTATGTTAGAATAAACGAAATGgtatttttcagttattttttTACTAAACGATTAATAATCCATATGTcacttttttttaaagaaaaatttgagaCAAGATAGACGActtttttgtgaaatttaattaaaaatataattagaaAACAATTACCATTAAACATTGGTAGGTTTATCCCGTCGAAATCTTTTAAAAAGATCAGAACTTTAGGCTGCGTAAAAATTAACCACGCAGCCCATCGAGGGTACGTTTTGAGGTATTTAAAGTTCTTTTTGTGGTCTATATTACAAGTAATGTTTCAGAAGATTTGAGTGAAAGGaagtaaaataattaattatatcaattcaattcttacATTTTACTTAATGATGTTAGGGATTAAATTATGGCTTATATGTGCATATTTGACGGggaaagataaataaaaaatagtacTTTCCCCCAGATGCCACATTATATTTCTGGAAGTAACTAGtgattataattaaaaaaaaaattatttgtataTGTTACGTGTTTATCTAATTGAAATATTTATCTAAATATGATAACAATGTtctaattttgaaattaatttatttttctaaatttttttaatcaaaagttaTGAAATTTCtaaccattttaaaatattgacaaatatatgattgaattttaaatatatataaagataatattggagattttaaaaataatgaaaataaaaaaattaatcaataaattatatatagaatatatatttgtaatttcaaataaaaattcaccaaaTCAATTAAAAGTTAGTTATTATAActaaatagtaataataatacgAGCAcaacttaaaaaaatttattagtagtactgttttttttattgtttgtaAGACTTTGCTTTATAGTTAGGCATGACAATAATCAAATGGCaaactataaaatttttatACAGATTTTTTCCGCTCCcggataataaaaaaaattgatccataaaattatattgttttaaaaattttatatgaagAAATATCCACTTTTTCCAatttaaataatacatatatgatataattggCCTAACCGATGACGCAGAGGACATGAGAAAAATGTTAACATGCAAACAACAAAACGAtaactaatataaatttaacaaaatatatatgCATAAGTATTCATTTGGCTCAAAAAGATTCTCACCTTTTGTTTTCatgatgtgagaacccggactTTTGGTGTGCACTTGATAAATCTTCGGTTCGTTTTGTTAATACAAATGATCTATATATAACACAAGATGCCTGTAATAtctaagtttttttttaaacttttccaaaatatcaTCCAATCTTTTTTACCTTTCAATctactaattaattattttaaaaaaaatgtttgaaataattataattCTTAATGTATTTTGTATTTACGTTTTTTATATCATTTTCTTTGATTAAAcgtaaaatattaaattatcgCATTTACGTTTATATATACTTTATACCCTTATACTTCAACATACATGCATGAAATATGTGTAGGGATATAATCAAGTCAAGTCGATCTGAATCTTAAATGTTTGAGTTTGACCCGTTTATAATCAAGCCGAACTCGAGCTTATTTTAACGAATATATTCATGCTTCACGAGCTCATTCAAACTTTTATCAAGCCTAAACGagtttaataaatatgaattatgcatttaaattttcattaaattcattaaaaagtaaattatatatttagaaaaagaaaaaaattcttattaaaatttgtaaattttattataataaataaatttaatatatttttctatatatttcataagtagtgtgaaaaatcaataaattaataaatcagatatcaaaactattatttttcatctaagagATGATTCATGAACTTATGAACGAACAtgttgttagacttaattttattgtggtgatgagagtcaaaatcaGTAGGTCGCGATAGCTATAACCAGAAGATAGTATAAAAGCATAAGCTCTCGTATCGCATTaacaaaagcagtactcttcgagcaCTTAAACGGATTAGAAAATCAGAAGCAGCACTTAGCTTTaaaagcagaacttagcttaaGCAGAAGTAACTTAACGTCTTTTACCTGATCGTTacaatcttaaatgttaccgttattttacctagtactagcattaattgcaccattaattcAGTACAAAgactgataggatcgattaacgtatcaagagtgtttagaagggggggttgaataaacattcacaattaaaactgatcttttcgaattttgagttcagtttggtgacaaactgattctcgaaatcttgctggtcaatgacaatcagttaaactaaagtagttgcggaaagtaactgactgacagatagaatacaaaactgaaatagaatacacaaggattgtttctggatgttcggagatttcaattactcctacgtcaccccttctatctcgaggataggatttccactaaaagactttgatcgaatacaagatttgtactgacccacttcagtttggacttattaCTGCCAAAagatgaaactcttagtattacaaaatgttctcagtgcgtaactgatcttagcactatcgaatttaacgattattacaaagtgctagtgagctcaaattgtagccttgactgctacgaataaaccaagtaagagtgagctaagattttggcagagtaacagcaagctttgagtAGAGTGATCTTCACTTttattcagctgttcttctgtcatatttataagcttcccttccaatggtaacttgagatatatttgaatctttgtatccgttgattgccacaccattatttcttgggcattgtttgcttcatttattgtaatgcggcgtcttaactgctttagccgaaatgcgttgttctaagctgtattgattgaagtgcggcgtttcatattcagttgcagtcttctatgtctctttgtcggttgattgttctttcccgagacatgttcagttgaaggatgcttagcttagaagcatacggctgaatgtataaactgatcggtttccaactgatcagttttctttattagatcagctgatttcagttgttaagtccagttgctgaattgcgcgtatcagttggttcatattttgtcaaacgccggaatttagtttccaataATTTCCccttttatggtgtttgacaaaactaagtaaataataactgaacgtctgaactcattgtagataaaataagagattgatcaactgaataatgGACTACACAAATCTGTTgagatttttcttcaacgagaagatttcttttgttgttctagaatctcttttatctcttccccctttttgtcaaacaactccatcttCAACGAGAATTTCCGAACATCTGTTGATAAAACATTGACAGTACTGGATATGCTAGAGACAACAGAGAGCATTGTGTTTTGCAACGAGTCTATTTTTCTTGTTACAAGCGTCTCTAGATGttcaactcgtttgctgataacgtcttgagtgatggagagactctcagccaaACCTTTGTTCTTCTTAATTGCTTCCATTGATTGAAACAGAGAGTTTAAGGTTTGttgaattgctttcagtttctCTGAGTTGAATGCATCAGAATGTTCTAGCTCCAGAGAATGTTCTAATTGAGTATGCTgaatcttgtacagatcattaaTCACTCTATGTATATCATGCTGAATTTCCTGAATTTCTGCAAGAACAAAATCAAGATCTTTGGCGGAGTTAAGATTTGGCTGATCCGACGCTCCAGCTTcctgtgagacttgatcaaaaaccaccatggttctttcagatatcattgtttcagcaatattcggttctggaacatctgtttcagttactgccaCTTGGACCAGATGAGGTGAAGACTGATGTTGTTCAGCATTtgagctttcctgctgaatgtgAGAGTTTGAAGGAACTTCAGCTAGTGAGTCATGAACTGATGCTTCTGCTTGATAGTCATCTGAGATTCGAGCTGACTCTTTAGTTGGATGATTGTCAGAAGTAGGCAACAGAGCCTCCAGATTTTCAGCAATTTGGTGATCTGGTGATTGAGCAGACATCATTCTTGGATCATTTGGTTCAGAAATGGCGGCATTAACTGGCTCTTTAGTTAAGATGGTATTCTCTTCAGCTGTTTGATCAGTGGAGTGATCAACTGATAAAAGTTCATTAATAACATATTCTGTCACCActgcttgaataatttcatcaatgttcgaaaaattcaactcggcttcagagtacagctgatgttccaca is a window encoding:
- the LOC142550618 gene encoding uncharacterized protein LOC142550618 gives rise to the protein MDIDYAIRIDEPSAITENSIPDDVDLYEKWDRSNRLCVMFIKTKISAGMPGSVDQHNNVRELLKAIDEQFQSSDKALASTIIMEFSSLRLTSVRGVREHITKIRDIAARLKTLEVEVGRKAVNGNK